One window of the Natrinema sp. HArc-T2 genome contains the following:
- a CDS encoding response regulator gives MATDGTQPSDPIDILLVEPNPGDSRLFEENFRDAKLLNTIHTVSDGESALEFVHQRGEYATEPCPDIVLLEPQLPGKRGMDVLSELKNEPSLEEISVVVLTSSDSGEEIIRSHGLEADTYMRKPIEPEEFVEFVQSIEEFWFAIVQKQSQ, from the coding sequence ATGGCCACGGACGGTACGCAGCCGAGCGACCCGATCGATATTCTATTAGTCGAACCGAACCCCGGCGACAGTCGCCTCTTCGAGGAGAACTTTCGAGACGCAAAACTGCTCAACACTATCCATACCGTCTCCGACGGGGAGTCCGCACTCGAGTTCGTCCACCAGCGTGGCGAGTACGCGACCGAGCCGTGTCCGGATATCGTCTTGCTCGAGCCACAGCTCCCCGGCAAACGCGGAATGGATGTCCTTTCGGAGCTGAAAAACGAGCCGTCGCTCGAGGAGATCTCGGTCGTCGTGCTCACGAGTTCGGATTCGGGCGAGGAGATCATCCGGTCTCACGGACTCGAGGCGGACACCTACATGCGGAAGCCGATCGAGCCCGAGGAGTTCGTCGAGTTCGTCCAGTCCATCGAGGAGTTCTGGTTTGCGATCGTCCAGAAGCAGTCTCAGTGA
- a CDS encoding HD domain-containing protein, protein MLEAVRTRARPYFEDAPPAHDWYHVQRVETLAETLVKRHSEPVDERVVRLAVVLHDIGRTREDRGEIDGHARWGARKAGTILRDCGAGADDLDALGAVGIARAFAHGGAIGSPIYDPACPVSEDDTDGGATQYNHVSKKLLALPARLHTDVGHDLAVDRVAFVQDFLKQFEREVDGDR, encoded by the coding sequence ATGCTCGAGGCAGTCCGAACCCGCGCCCGTCCCTATTTCGAGGACGCACCGCCGGCCCACGACTGGTACCACGTCCAGCGGGTCGAAACACTCGCCGAGACACTCGTCAAGCGCCATTCGGAGCCGGTCGATGAGCGCGTGGTTCGACTCGCCGTCGTCCTCCACGACATCGGCCGAACGCGGGAGGACCGAGGTGAGATCGACGGTCACGCGCGGTGGGGAGCACGGAAAGCCGGGACGATTCTGCGCGACTGCGGAGCCGGCGCGGACGATCTCGACGCGCTGGGCGCAGTCGGTATCGCTCGGGCGTTCGCCCACGGTGGTGCGATCGGCTCACCGATTTACGACCCCGCCTGTCCGGTCTCCGAGGACGACACCGACGGCGGCGCGACTCAGTACAATCACGTTTCCAAGAAGCTTCTCGCGCTACCAGCGCGGCTGCACACCGACGTGGGTCACGACCTCGCCGTCGACCGCGTGGCGTTCGTTCAGGACTTCCTCAAGCAATTCGAGAGGGAAGTCGACGGCGACCGCTGA
- the sufU gene encoding Fe-S cluster assembly sulfur transfer protein SufU, with protein MGLGSDMYRQQILDHYKNPRNYGKLEDPTFTHIGENPMCGDEIRMDVKLDDEETIEQVAFSGDGCAISQASASMLSGELRGKSVDELLEMDRDDVIDMLGVDISPMRVKCAVLAEKVAQDGAEIYQGDLDVDKTTTEDD; from the coding sequence ATGGGACTGGGCTCCGATATGTACCGACAGCAGATCCTCGACCACTACAAGAACCCCCGGAACTACGGGAAACTCGAGGATCCCACGTTCACTCACATCGGCGAGAACCCGATGTGTGGCGACGAGATTCGCATGGACGTCAAACTCGACGACGAGGAGACGATCGAGCAGGTCGCCTTCTCCGGCGACGGCTGTGCGATCAGCCAGGCCTCCGCCAGCATGCTCTCGGGCGAGCTCCGGGGCAAGAGTGTCGACGAGTTACTCGAGATGGACCGCGACGACGTGATCGACATGCTCGGCGTCGACATCTCGCCGATGCGGGTCAAGTGTGCGGTCTTAGCCGAGAAGGTCGCCCAGGACGGCGCGGAGATCTATCAGGGAGACCTCGACGTCGACAAGACCACGACCGAGGACGACTGA
- the radA gene encoding DNA repair and recombination protein RadA, translated as MPEADLETLPGVGPATADKLHDAGFDSFQSLAVASPSELSNTADVGESTASDIVRAARDAADIGGFETGSTVLERRNEIGKLSWHIDEVDDLLGGGIETQSITEVYGEFGAGKSQVTHQMAVNVQLPKEVGGLHGSCIFVDSEDTFRPERIDDMVRGLPDEAIDAALEDREIEGSPDDEDAIDDLVEDVLEKIHVAKAFNSNHQMLLAEKAKELAGEHEESEYPVRLLCVDSLTAHFRAEYVGRGELADRQQKLNKHLHDLDKVGNLYNCSVIVTNQVASNPDSFFGDPTQPIGGNILGHKSTFRIYLRKSKGDKRIVRLVDAPNLADGEAVMRVQDEGLKPE; from the coding sequence ATGCCCGAAGCAGATCTCGAGACGCTCCCCGGCGTCGGACCGGCGACCGCAGACAAACTCCACGACGCAGGCTTCGACTCCTTCCAGAGCCTCGCCGTCGCCTCTCCCTCTGAACTTTCGAATACAGCCGACGTTGGCGAGTCTACCGCATCGGACATCGTCCGCGCCGCCCGCGACGCCGCCGACATCGGCGGCTTCGAGACTGGCTCGACAGTCCTCGAACGCCGCAACGAGATCGGCAAGCTCAGCTGGCATATCGACGAGGTCGACGACCTGCTTGGCGGTGGCATCGAAACCCAGTCGATCACCGAGGTCTACGGCGAGTTCGGTGCCGGCAAGTCCCAGGTGACCCACCAGATGGCCGTCAACGTCCAGCTCCCGAAAGAGGTCGGCGGCCTCCACGGCTCCTGTATCTTCGTCGACAGCGAGGACACGTTCCGCCCCGAGCGGATCGACGACATGGTACGGGGACTGCCGGATGAAGCGATCGATGCAGCCCTCGAGGACCGCGAAATCGAGGGCTCGCCTGACGACGAGGATGCCATCGACGACCTCGTCGAGGACGTCCTCGAGAAGATCCACGTCGCGAAGGCGTTCAACTCCAATCACCAGATGCTGCTGGCCGAGAAGGCAAAGGAACTCGCGGGCGAACACGAGGAGTCAGAGTATCCGGTTCGCCTGCTCTGTGTCGACTCGCTGACCGCCCACTTCCGTGCGGAGTACGTCGGTCGTGGCGAACTCGCCGATCGCCAGCAGAAGCTCAACAAACACCTTCACGACCTCGATAAGGTCGGCAACCTCTACAACTGCTCCGTCATCGTCACGAATCAGGTCGCGTCGAATCCCGACTCGTTCTTCGGCGACCCGACCCAGCCTATCGGTGGCAACATTCTGGGACACAAGTCGACGTTCCGGATCTATCTGCGCAAGTCCAAAGGCGACAAGCGGATCGTCCGGCTGGTCGACGCGCCGAACCTCGCCGACGGCGAGGCGGTCATGCGCGTCCAAGACGAGGGCCTGAAGCCGGAATAA
- a CDS encoding PQQ-binding-like beta-propeller repeat protein, which produces MTEWNQYKGDSQHSGLRRDLEGPTRVTDAWTVDLVGSPGSPVCDHDTVYVGTTRGNCYALEAETGHRRWGFETTAATDATPVVTRDRLYVGAGDGTISALDPATGEVAWQTGLPGSLASALAFADGRLYAGHADGLTALEAETGTELWTYETESAVAATPAVADGRDVDRGRSADSPLSEPDEPTLLEDDRLSEPDQQWIDERVFAATADGTVVALEAETGEAVWTAPTGGAVVAGPTIAADRVYVADDAGTMLALDAATGQTWFTYEIQAGFTTSPTVLTVAETAFVGAGDGYCHVTDTTVGRRKLRGWLFSQKGIELDGPVRSCPVVVGDICCVGDATGSIYGIDVDDADPQWHVSLADAVSGTPAVAPGRLYVGSDAERLTCLEWDTDESLR; this is translated from the coding sequence GTGACTGAGTGGAACCAGTACAAGGGTGATTCGCAGCACTCCGGACTCCGGCGCGACCTCGAGGGCCCCACCCGCGTGACCGACGCGTGGACGGTCGACCTCGTCGGCTCGCCGGGCTCGCCGGTGTGCGATCACGACACCGTCTACGTCGGGACGACTCGTGGGAACTGCTACGCGCTCGAGGCCGAGACGGGCCACAGACGATGGGGTTTCGAGACGACGGCGGCGACCGACGCGACGCCGGTCGTCACTCGCGACCGACTCTACGTGGGAGCCGGCGACGGAACGATCTCAGCGCTCGATCCTGCCACCGGCGAGGTGGCGTGGCAGACCGGCCTGCCAGGCTCGCTTGCATCCGCGCTCGCGTTCGCCGATGGCCGACTGTATGCCGGGCACGCCGACGGGTTGACCGCGCTCGAAGCCGAGACTGGAACGGAGCTGTGGACGTACGAGACTGAGTCGGCAGTCGCTGCCACTCCGGCGGTCGCCGACGGGCGAGACGTGGATCGGGGCCGATCGGCAGACTCTCCGCTCTCGGAGCCCGACGAGCCGACCCTGCTCGAGGACGACCGGCTGTCGGAGCCGGACCAGCAGTGGATCGACGAGCGGGTGTTCGCCGCGACCGCGGACGGGACGGTGGTCGCACTCGAGGCCGAGACCGGCGAGGCGGTCTGGACTGCGCCGACCGGCGGTGCGGTCGTGGCCGGACCGACGATCGCCGCAGATCGGGTCTACGTCGCCGACGACGCGGGGACGATGCTCGCGCTGGATGCCGCCACCGGCCAGACGTGGTTCACCTACGAGATACAGGCTGGATTCACCACGTCGCCGACCGTACTCACGGTCGCCGAGACGGCGTTCGTCGGGGCTGGAGACGGCTACTGCCACGTCACCGATACGACCGTCGGTCGGCGCAAACTGCGTGGCTGGCTGTTCTCGCAGAAAGGGATCGAACTTGACGGGCCGGTTCGATCCTGTCCCGTCGTCGTCGGCGACATCTGCTGTGTCGGCGATGCAACCGGCTCGATCTACGGTATCGACGTCGACGATGCCGACCCGCAGTGGCACGTCTCCCTTGCGGACGCCGTCAGCGGAACGCCTGCGGTCGCACCCGGTCGGCTCTACGTCGGCAGCGACGCCGAGCGGCTCACCTGTCTCGAGTGGGACACGGACGAGTCGCTGCGCTGA
- a CDS encoding GAP family protein: MRFLEVLPLVFVMVAGPQILSAIFLATSDDWRRNSAAFVAGAAISISLVVTIAYGLSAGVTDQGESNTTLSAIVLVALVLAMGHTYRTRETSEPPRWMGALQTATPRFSFRLGFLLMGFFPTDIFTSVAVGSYLAARGASLLEAIPFILCTLLVLAIPSLTLVAFSERAETVLPTVRNWMDANSWIVNELVLLFFIAMTLNNLLG; this comes from the coding sequence ATGAGATTCCTCGAGGTGTTGCCGCTGGTGTTCGTGATGGTTGCGGGCCCGCAGATCCTCAGTGCGATCTTCCTCGCAACGAGCGACGACTGGCGGCGAAACTCCGCTGCGTTCGTCGCTGGCGCAGCCATCTCGATCTCGCTCGTCGTCACGATTGCGTACGGGTTAAGCGCCGGTGTAACCGACCAGGGAGAATCGAATACGACGCTCAGCGCGATCGTCCTCGTCGCGCTCGTGCTCGCGATGGGCCACACCTACCGCACGCGAGAGACGTCGGAGCCGCCGCGGTGGATGGGGGCACTCCAGACGGCGACGCCGCGGTTTTCGTTCAGGCTCGGCTTTCTCCTGATGGGGTTTTTCCCGACTGATATCTTCACGTCGGTTGCCGTCGGCTCCTATCTGGCGGCCCGCGGTGCATCGTTGCTCGAGGCCATCCCGTTTATCCTGTGTACGCTGCTGGTGCTTGCAATCCCATCGCTCACGCTGGTTGCCTTCAGCGAGCGCGCCGAAACCGTCCTGCCGACGGTTCGCAACTGGATGGACGCGAACTCGTGGATCGTCAACGAACTCGTGCTCCTCTTTTTCATCGCGATGACGCTCAACAACCTGCTGGGCTAA